Genomic segment of Paenalkalicoccus suaedae:
TTACGTGCTATGATCACCACATCACGGTTTTGATAAAGCGATTCAGTTTGAGGCCTTAATGCTTCCTTCATCAGGCGCTTCACACGATTCCGGACTACGGCATTCCCAAGTTTCTTACTTACCGATAATCCAATTCGAATATCCTGCTGATCTTCCTTCTTTACCTGGTACAAAACAAATTGACGGTTCGCAACAGAGTACCCATGCTGGAATACATATTGAAAGTCTTCGTTCTTTTTTAATCGATGCTCATTTTTCACCGTTGGCACCTCATCTGCTGCTTCTTGATATCGAACGCTCTTATTTTACCTAATATCGACCAGTGATTCAATCAAACCTCTGATCATTTGCTTCTAGAAAAGAAAAAAACCAGACGCGCATCAAATGACAAGGTCATGGCTTCGTCTGGTTACACGTACGATATAAGTGTTCTCTTTCTAGTTGTTAGGAACCTGACTCACAGGCTCCAAGAAAAAAGACCACTGGGTAATCAGTGGCCAGATTAAGCGGAAAGTACTTTTCTTCCTTTACGACGACGCG
This window contains:
- the rnpA gene encoding ribonuclease P protein component, which encodes MKNEHRLKKNEDFQYVFQHGYSVANRQFVLYQVKKEDQQDIRIGLSVSKKLGNAVVRNRVKRLMKEALRPQTESLYQNRDVVIIARKPVTEMSLTEMEKSLQHVLKVAKLFHR